Proteins encoded together in one Vibrio hippocampi window:
- the pilM gene encoding pilus assembly protein PilM: MPKKWITGIDIGRHSTKAVTLICDGEQFILDNYVECKSDDAIYTDGHSLKHQPTVKILAKLRKITPKYRNHVALILPSGVVHNRLLSLPSFLSTQEVENALGQKLQQLMPQLSQGLEIDFSSLPCPDNSQQRSHLVHFSQTSVIETWLKPCEEVGYKVVLLQPHESAATGLLQTIAHQMPAYKRWGLLELGLGHITFYPPSDMPIETKASWSIPLANNRRDLADWLTVSEVMKINAHIQQVSDLSEDGAIEGLWLCGGGATHFQGELFRTTQPQDENSQNQFTENNLFQNERSQTECSQKQTSFISQFNPNLTIKKLVLEELIFPKKQPVNPIPPQFMLATGCAINALTWRAGERYGQG; encoded by the coding sequence ATGCCGAAAAAATGGATAACGGGTATCGACATTGGTCGTCACAGCACAAAAGCAGTCACGCTCATTTGTGATGGAGAACAGTTTATTTTAGACAATTATGTTGAGTGCAAGAGTGATGATGCTATTTATACTGATGGTCATAGTTTGAAACATCAACCTACGGTCAAAATTTTGGCTAAATTGCGAAAAATTACCCCTAAATATCGTAATCATGTCGCACTGATATTGCCATCGGGTGTCGTCCATAACCGACTTCTTTCATTACCGTCTTTTCTTTCAACTCAAGAGGTTGAGAACGCTCTGGGTCAGAAACTGCAACAACTGATGCCACAACTTTCTCAAGGGTTGGAGATAGATTTCAGCAGCCTGCCTTGCCCCGACAATAGTCAGCAGCGAAGCCATTTAGTTCATTTTTCACAAACATCGGTTATTGAGACTTGGCTGAAACCATGCGAGGAAGTGGGGTATAAAGTCGTGTTATTACAACCCCATGAAAGTGCAGCAACAGGGTTATTACAGACGATTGCACATCAGATGCCGGCTTATAAGCGCTGGGGGTTACTTGAGCTAGGGTTAGGTCATATCACCTTTTATCCACCGAGTGACATGCCGATTGAAACCAAAGCGAGTTGGAGTATTCCCCTAGCAAATAATCGGCGGGACTTAGCGGATTGGCTAACGGTTTCGGAAGTGATGAAAATTAATGCGCATATCCAACAGGTTTCGGATTTATCTGAAGATGGCGCGATAGAAGGTCTGTGGTTATGTGGTGGAGGCGCAACTCATTTCCAAGGCGAGCTGTTTCGAACAACTCAACCTCAAGACGAAAACTCTCAAAACCAGTTCACTGAAAATAATCTCTTTCAAAATGAACGCTCTCAAACCGAATGCTCTCAAAAACAAACAAGCTTCATCAGTCAATTCAATCCTAATTTAACCATTAAAAAGCTAGTGTTGGAGGAGTTAATATTCCCCAAAAAACAGCCAGTAAACCCTATTCCCCCTCAATTTATGTTAGCGACAGGATGTGCAATAAACGCCTTAACATGGCGAGCAGGGGAGCGCTATGGACAAGGTTAA
- a CDS encoding PilN domain-containing protein yields MDKVNLLPWRQEWRQKQRRRFIQISSLALVFLSALFALLGFRWQSAINELHQNNAQLELVVTNIYQQGEEAKERQNQIEQLQHQIERQQLNNTRSLALLLALSPLVQFVPHRIRINTVSFESSRILLEGQTDHAQHIQALQGALTTSACFVDVELYSIKQLNDGSGGEQFKISYQVATAMLDVCMEEWLSDEVRHD; encoded by the coding sequence ATGGACAAGGTTAATTTATTGCCTTGGCGGCAAGAGTGGAGACAAAAACAGCGCAGGCGGTTTATACAAATATCGAGTCTGGCTTTGGTTTTTTTATCGGCACTATTCGCTTTGCTGGGGTTTCGTTGGCAGTCGGCAATTAATGAATTACACCAAAATAATGCCCAGCTAGAACTGGTCGTGACGAACATCTATCAGCAAGGAGAGGAGGCAAAAGAGCGACAGAACCAAATAGAGCAATTACAGCATCAGATAGAGAGGCAACAGCTTAATAACACTCGTTCCTTAGCGCTATTGTTGGCTTTGTCACCGTTGGTTCAGTTTGTACCTCATCGGATTCGCATCAACACCGTATCATTCGAATCCAGTCGGATTTTGCTCGAGGGGCAGACTGATCATGCACAGCATATTCAAGCATTGCAGGGAGCGCTGACGACCAGCGCTTGCTTTGTGGATGTCGAACTCTACTCAATTAAACAGCTCAATGATGGTAGTGGTGGAGAGCAGTTCAAGATCTCTTATCAGGTCGCAACCGCGATGTTAGATGTTTGTATGGAGGAATGGTTATCTGATGAGGTGAGGCATGATTGA